The following proteins are encoded in a genomic region of Nicotiana sylvestris chromosome 4, ASM39365v2, whole genome shotgun sequence:
- the LOC104242115 gene encoding protein kinase STUNTED, producing MTQILSEEKDECGYSSNRTVVVGVKLDGASRELLTWALVKVAQPGDLVIALHVLNNNEIVDRNGKSSLLSLVKAFDSVLAVYEGFCNLKQVDLKLKICRGTSIRKIIVREANAYLATDIILGTASHRTIRSSASVAKYCARKLPKDCSVLAVNNGKVVFQREASLAAYASSKELEHPHGNRLLSVIQRSLTKNSKVLNDSAGLIPTISHRQDGYQTLGEALLKAASVSSTENPLKQNCSVCSPGCLLPDKSCTQTHEESSDSNSDDNSMAIVPVQKHESGSSSISLLIKDLPETRPGWPLLRRAILSNRQAADTLSIRKLSVVQWALCLPSRHLLCIEDAAKKDLHSGDNDESQAPVLDEESGAIVPVNHETTSSKSSQDESPRTLPRELEGLHEKYSATCRLFKFQELLLATLSFSPENMIGKGGSSQVFKGCLPDGKELAVKILKQSEDAVGEFVLEIEIITALSHKNIISLFGFCFEDNCLLLVYDFLSRGSLEENLHGNKKDSILFGWKERYKVAVGVAEALEYLHSRDAQPVIHRDVKSSNILLSDDFEPQLSDFGLAKWATTTSSHITCTDVAGTFGYLAPEYFMYGKVNDKIDVYAFGVVLLELLSGRKPISNNCPKGQESLVIWAKPILTCGKYTQLLDPQLSSDYDREQVESMVLAAALCIRRAPRARPQMSIVSKLLKGDTETTKWARLQVNGSEGSDTRLPINAIEGADMLEDDTFSQSNLRSHLNLALLGVEEDSLSLSSIEHNVSLEDYLRGRWSRSSSFD from the exons ATGACACAGATTCTTTCTGAAGAGAAAGATGAGTGTGGGTATTCTAGTAACAGGACAGTTGTGGTTGGAGTGAAGCTGGACGGAGCAAGTAGAGAGCTATTAACATGGGCTCTTGTTAAAGTTGCTCAACCTGGTGATCTTGTCATTGCTCTTCATGTTCTTAACAATAATG AAATTGTGGATCGTAATGGGAAATCGTCACTGTTGTCATTGGTCAAAGCATTTGATTCAGTTCTTGCTGTTTATGAAGGCTTCTGTAATCTCAAGCAG GTGGATCTTAAGCTAAAGATCTGCAGAGGTACATCAATCCGAAAAATTATTGTTCGTGAGGCAAATGCTTACTTAGCAACAGATATTATACTCGGGACTGCCAGTCATCGTACAATCCGTTCGTCAGCTTCAGTTGCAAAGTACTGCGCTAGAAAGTTGCCGAAAGATTGTTCTGTATTGGCTGTTAATAATGGAAAAGTTGTTTTTCAAAGGGAGGCCTCATTAGCAGCGTATGCCAGTTCAAAAG AACTTGAGCATCCCCATGGGAATCGTTTGCTCAGTGTAATTCAGCGGTCACTGACTAAGAACTCTAAAGTATTAAACGACAGTGCCGGGCTGATTCCAACAATTTCCCACAGGCAAGATGGTTATCAGACTCTGGGTGAGGCATTACTAAAAGCTGCTTCTGTATCATCAACAGAGAATCCCCTTAAACAGAACTGTTCAGTTTGTTCGCCGGGCTGTCTGTTGCCTGATAAATCTTGCACCCAAACACATGAAGAGTCCTCAGACAGTAACAGTGATGATAATTCAATGGCTATAGTACCAGTGCAAAAGCACGAGTCAGGATCTAGTTCAATTTCATTGCTGATAAAGGATTTGCCGGAAACGAGGCCTGGTTGGCCGTTGCTTCGCCGAGCCATTTTATCAAATCGACAAGCTGCTGACACTTTGTCAATAAGAAAACTCTCTGTCGTTCAGTGGGCATTGTGTCTGCCGAGTAGACATCTTTTGTGCATTGAAGACGCAGCCAAGAAAGATCTACACTCGGGTGATAATGATGAAAGTCAAGCTCCTGTACTAGATGAAGAAAGCGGCGCAATTGTTCCTGTCAATCACGAGACGACGTCCTCTAAATCTTCTCAAGATGAATCACCAAGAACATTACCAAGAGAACTAGAGGGGCTTCATGAGAAGTACTCTGCAACTTGTAGATTGTTTAAGTTCCAGGAACTTCTCTTGGCAACCTTGAGCTTTTCCCCAG AGAACATGATTGGTAAAGGAGGAAGCAGTCAGGTTTTTAAAGGCTGCCTTCCTGATGGCAAGGAACTTGCTGTGAAGATCTTAAAACAATCCGAAGATGCAGTGGGAGAGTTTGTTTTGGAGATTGAGATTATTACTGCTTTGAGTCACAAAAACATAATCTCCCTATTTGGATTCTGTTTTGAGGACAACTGCCTTCTCCTTGTATATGATTTTCTATCAAGGGGAAGCCTTGAAGAGAACTTACATG GTAATAAGAAGGATTCAATTCTGTttggttggaaagagagatacaAAGTCGCCGTTGGTGTTGCTGAGGCATTAGAATATCTTCACAGCAGAGATGCTCAACCAGTGATCCACCGTGATGTTAAATCGTCAAATATACTACTCTCTGATGATTTTGAGCCGCAG CTCTCTGACTTTGGACTTGCTAAATGGGCAACAACCACCTCATCTCATATTACATGCACTGATGTAGCTGGAACTTTCGG TTACTTGGCTCCCGAATATTTCATGTATGGAAAGGTTAATGACAAGATTGATGTCTATGCATTTGGAGTAGTACTTCTTGAGCTTCTTTCAGGAAGAAAGCCGATAAGTAACAATTGTCCGAAGGGTCAAGAGAGCCTGGTTATTTGG GCAAAGCCAATTCTGACTTGTGGGAAGTATACCCAATTACTAGACCCACAGTTGAGTTCTGACTATGATCGTGAACAAGTGGAAAGCATGGTGCTAGCTGCTGCCCTTTGTATCAGACGTGCTCCACGAGCTCGACCACAAATGAGCATT GTTTCGAAGCTGCTCAAAGGTGATACTGAAACAACCAAGTGGGCAAGGTTACAAGTCAATGGTTCAGAAGGATCTGACACAAGGCTACCGATAAATGCCATAGAAGGGGCCGATATGTTGGAAGATGACACTTTTTCACAGTCTAATCTCCGGTCACACCTTAACCTTGCATTGCTCGGTGTTGAAGAGGATTCTCTCTCACTAAGCAGCATTGAGCATAATGTTTCGTTAGAGGACTATTTGCGAGGGAGGTGGAGCCGCTCATCAAGCTTTGACTAA